One segment of Chelativorans sp. AA-79 DNA contains the following:
- a CDS encoding helix-turn-helix transcriptional regulator, giving the protein MDVIVGSRLCARRQSLGMSQRKLGALLGVSFQQIQKYERGTNRMAVTMLVRAAAALNAPVSFFLEGVGPQIDAPAQPRLHGGDIMVAQNLAKIEDRKVRAAFRTLIRALAQD; this is encoded by the coding sequence GTGGATGTCATCGTGGGGAGCCGTCTGTGCGCCCGACGCCAGTCGCTCGGCATGAGCCAGCGGAAGCTGGGGGCACTCCTCGGCGTCAGCTTCCAGCAGATCCAGAAATATGAGCGCGGGACAAACCGCATGGCTGTGACCATGTTGGTGCGAGCAGCCGCCGCGCTGAACGCACCGGTGTCGTTCTTCTTAGAGGGCGTCGGTCCTCAGATCGACGCGCCCGCGCAACCAAGGCTCCACGGAGGCGACATCATGGTTGCGCAGAACTTGGCAAAGATCGAGGATCGCAAGGTCCGCGCAGCGTTTCGAACCCTCATTCGGGCACTGGCACAGGACTGA
- the mobC gene encoding plasmid mobilization relaxosome protein MobC: MAHIRFSPAEFDALEDAARTVGMTVSAFVRSLSMEGAGVRPFLGEGDRLVLGLLADGMRAIGGNLNQIARAINTGRAPVESDVAGSIKDAYGVATALAAELAQMTRRSAAARRGEGV; this comes from the coding sequence GTGGCGCATATCCGCTTCTCGCCAGCCGAATTCGATGCACTGGAGGATGCTGCGCGCACAGTAGGGATGACCGTTTCAGCGTTTGTCAGATCGCTGTCGATGGAGGGCGCCGGCGTGCGGCCGTTTCTCGGGGAGGGGGATCGCTTGGTGCTCGGCCTGCTCGCCGACGGTATGCGTGCGATCGGCGGCAACCTCAATCAGATTGCCAGGGCGATCAACACTGGCAGGGCGCCGGTCGAAAGTGATGTCGCGGGCAGCATCAAGGATGCGTATGGCGTTGCGACCGCGCTCGCAGCCGAGTTGGCTCAGATGACGCGGCGTTCGGCGGCTGCCCGGCGCGGGGAGGGCGTCTGA
- a CDS encoding helix-turn-helix transcriptional regulator, with translation MSQEELAAQAGLYRTYVGHLEREVHSPTVDMLEKLAEILDVAPTDFFIDPPPPIPDRPARKRRRT, from the coding sequence ATGTCGCAGGAGGAATTGGCCGCGCAAGCCGGCCTGTATCGAACCTATGTCGGCCACCTGGAGCGTGAAGTCCATTCTCCCACCGTCGACATGCTGGAGAAGTTGGCAGAGATCCTTGACGTTGCCCCAACCGACTTCTTCATCGATCCGCCCCCCCCGATCCCAGACCGCCCCGCGAGAAAGCGAAGACGGACATGA
- a CDS encoding type IV secretory system conjugative DNA transfer family protein: MTGSLRVFYFGFCLTVAFAVWLLAYGLGLQLLYGDGRILQATITTNPFAPFQQLIAYGDSGVLRVMALGALIPAVVVAGIVVYVGLRPDSSPLGDARFQTAMSLRRDGWFRRKGKILGRFGRRILRVDDDRHHLVIGPTRSGKGACYVVPNALSHEGSMIVTDLKGEIFRSTAGYRKSRGSQVFLFAPGSERSHRYNPLDFIRPDRGDRTTDIQNIAAILVPEITESENSIWQATAQQVIAGVISYINESLYYEGHRNLGEVTSFFNSGSNLQAMMTLIKEREPYLSRFTTESFNAYIALSERAAASALLDIQKALRPFRNERVVAATSVTDMDLRALKRRPISIYLAPNVTDIVLLRPLLALFVQQTLDTLLLEHVERSVPVYFLLDEFRQLKKMTEITNKLPYVAGYNVKMAFVIQDLKNLDEIYGETSRHSLMGNCGYQLIFGANDQATAEAVSKGLGKHTVRYKTESRTIELMGLHRRTKVEQLRERDLMMPQEVRQMPGDKLVILAEGQGPVFADKLRFFRTSPFREMERFSQAHLPDVPATEFLPQRPVPATTVAYVGEQMEASNPEELRAATENVERPHPKGLVATQSVATASVGEQPLAPVVRRASARRRSGSATPSSLDTDFVKAARRLKSLATGAGKPGKPRDKSEHWGRIFDATVPDEIEIAETEAV; the protein is encoded by the coding sequence ATGACCGGGTCGCTCCGCGTGTTCTATTTCGGCTTTTGCCTGACCGTCGCTTTTGCCGTGTGGCTGTTGGCTTATGGCCTCGGTTTGCAGTTGCTGTATGGCGATGGTCGGATCCTGCAAGCGACCATCACGACAAATCCCTTTGCCCCGTTTCAGCAGCTCATCGCCTATGGCGATAGCGGCGTCCTGCGCGTCATGGCGCTTGGCGCTCTGATCCCTGCGGTGGTTGTCGCGGGGATCGTCGTCTATGTCGGCCTTCGACCGGACTCGAGCCCGCTCGGTGACGCCCGCTTCCAGACCGCCATGTCACTTCGCCGTGATGGATGGTTTAGGAGGAAGGGCAAAATCCTTGGCCGTTTCGGGCGTCGGATTCTTCGCGTCGACGACGATCGGCATCATCTGGTCATCGGGCCGACCCGCTCGGGGAAGGGGGCTTGCTACGTTGTCCCCAACGCGCTTTCGCATGAAGGCTCGATGATCGTCACCGATTTGAAGGGCGAGATATTCCGCAGCACGGCCGGCTATCGCAAATCGAGGGGCAGTCAGGTCTTCCTCTTCGCGCCGGGATCGGAACGGTCGCATCGCTACAACCCGCTCGACTTCATCCGGCCGGACCGCGGCGACCGTACCACCGACATCCAGAACATCGCAGCGATTCTCGTTCCGGAGATCACCGAATCCGAGAATTCGATCTGGCAGGCTACCGCCCAGCAGGTCATCGCCGGCGTCATCAGCTACATCAACGAAAGCCTCTACTATGAGGGACATCGCAATCTCGGCGAGGTCACGTCATTCTTCAACAGCGGCTCCAATCTCCAGGCCATGATGACGCTCATCAAGGAGCGAGAACCCTACCTCTCTCGCTTCACGACGGAGAGCTTCAACGCTTACATCGCGCTGTCCGAGCGCGCCGCCGCTTCTGCGCTCCTCGACATCCAGAAAGCCCTGCGGCCGTTCCGCAACGAGCGCGTCGTGGCAGCAACATCGGTGACCGACATGGACCTGCGGGCATTGAAGCGCCGCCCCATCTCTATCTACCTCGCGCCCAACGTCACCGACATCGTACTGCTGCGGCCGTTACTTGCGCTCTTCGTGCAACAGACTCTCGACACCCTCTTGCTCGAGCATGTGGAGCGCTCCGTGCCGGTCTACTTCCTGCTCGACGAGTTCCGGCAGTTGAAGAAGATGACCGAGATCACGAACAAGCTGCCCTACGTCGCTGGCTACAACGTCAAGATGGCATTCGTCATACAGGACCTGAAGAACCTGGACGAGATCTATGGTGAAACATCTCGCCATTCATTGATGGGTAATTGCGGCTACCAGCTGATCTTCGGTGCCAACGATCAAGCGACGGCGGAAGCCGTGTCCAAAGGCCTGGGCAAGCACACCGTCCGCTATAAGACCGAGTCCCGGACGATCGAACTGATGGGCCTGCATCGTCGCACTAAGGTGGAGCAACTGCGGGAACGCGACCTGATGATGCCGCAAGAGGTACGGCAGATGCCAGGAGACAAGTTGGTCATCCTGGCCGAAGGGCAGGGGCCGGTCTTCGCTGACAAGCTGCGGTTCTTCCGGACGTCGCCGTTCCGGGAGATGGAAAGGTTCTCACAGGCCCACTTGCCCGATGTACCGGCAACCGAGTTCCTGCCACAGCGGCCAGTTCCAGCGACAACCGTCGCGTATGTTGGCGAACAGATGGAAGCTTCTAATCCGGAGGAACTAAGAGCCGCCACGGAGAACGTGGAAAGGCCTCACCCCAAAGGATTGGTGGCAACTCAAAGCGTGGCCACCGCGAGCGTCGGCGAGCAGCCGTTGGCGCCTGTGGTCAGACGGGCGTCGGCGCGACGCCGCTCGGGCAGCGCCACGCCGAGCTCGCTCGATACGGATTTCGTGAAGGCCGCACGGCGGTTGAAGTCGCTCGCAACGGGGGCGGGCAAACCCGGAAAGCCGCGCGACAAATCAGAACACTGGGGTCGGATCTTCGACGCCACCGTCCCTGACGAGATCGAGATCGCCGAGACCGAGGCTGTATAG
- a CDS encoding helix-turn-helix transcriptional regulator, translating to MAIKDIQTFIDQNGLVETTDSEVDKPIWRKPGFDGVRGLLEMEKALSLFLRERRDALNLNREQVGMMIGIHHEIYARHERADAKLRVTRLLHLAELLKFSPVEAIYAAAPQFFGDSEKEAAVKIKLVMRILGLPAATAQNMLMLVEGLSPDPTPKDSNS from the coding sequence ATGGCCATTAAGGACATTCAGACGTTCATCGACCAGAACGGCCTTGTCGAGACAACCGATTCCGAGGTCGACAAGCCGATCTGGCGCAAGCCGGGATTTGACGGGGTTCGCGGCCTGCTCGAAATGGAAAAGGCGTTGAGCCTCTTTCTGCGCGAGCGGCGGGATGCACTGAACCTGAACCGCGAACAGGTCGGCATGATGATCGGCATCCATCACGAGATCTATGCGCGGCATGAACGGGCAGACGCCAAACTTAGGGTGACGCGGCTGCTCCATCTTGCCGAACTACTCAAATTCTCGCCGGTTGAGGCAATTTACGCGGCCGCGCCGCAATTTTTTGGCGACAGCGAAAAGGAGGCGGCGGTCAAAATCAAACTCGTGATGCGCATACTCGGCCTGCCGGCCGCAACGGCGCAGAATATGCTCATGCTGGTGGAAGGCCTGTCACCGGACCCCACACCAAAGGATAGCAACAGCTGA
- a CDS encoding ATP-binding protein codes for MIDSISPRKIIDRKVRPLVEAALEDTRVVLIIGPRQAGKSTLAKQFSGAARPYITLDDAGALSAARADPVGFVRGIDRAVIDEVQRAPELMLAIKESVDRDDAPGRFLLTGSANLATVPAIADSLAGRMATISLLPFAQSELRSTPGRLLDRLYAGEDLAVTDDVVLGDELMSLILGGGYPEALRRSTQARRTAWLEDYVTQILDRDVRDIANIDQLDRLPRLLAVLAEHAGQLVNHSSFGAALGLSSVTAQKYVAILERLFLIRTLAPWSSNRLSRLVKTPKLHFLDSGLLATLREDEDGTLQQDRTRFGPLLETFVVSELLKLASWSERRVSFSHYRTKDQDEVDVVIEDRRGRIIGIEVKASATVRAQDFRGLRQLQEAVGDRFVRGLVLHDHDRVTPFGEMLQAAPLSLLWSM; via the coding sequence ATGATTGACTCGATATCGCCGCGCAAAATCATCGATCGGAAGGTCCGCCCGCTCGTCGAGGCGGCGCTGGAGGATACCCGCGTTGTCCTGATCATCGGCCCACGGCAGGCCGGAAAATCAACTTTGGCCAAGCAGTTCTCTGGAGCAGCCCGACCGTATATCACTCTCGATGATGCGGGCGCCTTAAGCGCGGCGCGCGCCGATCCCGTGGGCTTCGTCAGAGGCATCGACCGCGCGGTCATTGACGAGGTGCAGCGCGCGCCAGAACTCATGCTGGCAATCAAGGAGAGCGTCGATCGCGACGATGCTCCCGGCCGGTTTCTTCTGACCGGATCAGCCAATCTCGCCACGGTGCCGGCGATCGCCGATTCCCTCGCCGGCAGGATGGCGACGATCTCGCTCTTGCCGTTTGCCCAATCAGAGCTCCGCTCAACGCCAGGACGTCTGCTGGATCGCCTGTACGCTGGTGAGGACTTGGCCGTTACGGACGATGTAGTGCTCGGCGACGAACTGATGTCGCTCATCCTCGGCGGCGGGTATCCGGAGGCATTGCGGCGATCAACCCAGGCGCGCCGCACTGCCTGGCTCGAAGACTATGTGACACAGATCCTAGATCGGGATGTCCGTGACATCGCAAATATTGACCAACTTGATCGGCTGCCGCGGCTTCTCGCGGTGCTGGCGGAGCACGCAGGTCAACTCGTCAATCATTCCAGTTTCGGCGCCGCTCTCGGCCTGTCGAGCGTGACGGCACAGAAGTATGTGGCGATCCTCGAGCGTCTTTTCCTGATCCGGACCTTGGCGCCGTGGTCGAGCAACCGGTTGAGCCGCCTCGTCAAGACGCCGAAGTTGCATTTTCTCGACAGCGGGCTTTTAGCGACCTTGCGTGAGGATGAGGATGGAACGCTGCAGCAAGATCGGACGCGCTTCGGCCCCTTGCTCGAGACTTTCGTCGTGTCGGAGCTCCTCAAACTCGCATCTTGGTCGGAAAGACGCGTCTCATTCTCGCACTACCGAACCAAGGATCAGGACGAGGTCGATGTTGTCATCGAAGATCGTCGCGGGAGAATCATCGGGATCGAGGTGAAGGCCAGCGCAACGGTACGGGCCCAGGATTTTCGCGGGCTGCGCCAGCTGCAGGAAGCGGTAGGCGACCGCTTCGTGCGCGGACTCGTACTGCATGACCATGATCGGGTGACGCCATTTGGTGAAATGCTGCAGGCCGCGCCGTTGTCACTTCTTTGGTCGATGTGA
- a CDS encoding ParA family protein produces MTIVIAAINGKGGAGKTTTLMNIAGEYALRGGSVAMIDMDARSNLMKWWTDCQEKDAQPGGIEVFSHKTARGLERWIEENAAIFDYILIDTPGEDTSIVDPVIATADLVISPIQPSKREVLGAIDSFENVLRVNDALGRTCRHGVLRTRITVTVRHTELYRKIRPIIEDTVETYLFRTEVFERNVYKDIHNGTGTLQMQEVTEAIAKARRGTQALVAEVDELLMNEAASGSVT; encoded by the coding sequence ATGACCATCGTGATCGCTGCCATCAACGGCAAGGGAGGCGCGGGAAAGACGACCACGCTGATGAACATCGCGGGGGAATATGCCCTGCGCGGTGGAAGCGTCGCCATGATCGACATGGACGCCCGCAGCAATCTGATGAAATGGTGGACGGATTGTCAGGAGAAGGATGCCCAGCCCGGGGGCATCGAGGTCTTCAGCCACAAGACGGCACGCGGGCTGGAACGCTGGATTGAGGAAAATGCCGCTATATTCGACTATATCCTGATCGACACGCCCGGAGAGGACACGTCGATCGTGGACCCGGTGATCGCAACGGCCGATCTGGTGATCTCACCCATCCAGCCGTCCAAGCGTGAAGTGCTCGGCGCCATCGACAGTTTCGAGAATGTGCTGCGGGTCAACGATGCGCTGGGCAGGACCTGCCGGCATGGCGTGCTGCGGACCCGGATCACCGTGACGGTTCGGCACACGGAACTCTATCGGAAAATCAGGCCGATCATCGAGGACACGGTTGAGACCTATCTGTTCCGTACCGAGGTGTTCGAGCGCAATGTCTACAAGGACATTCACAACGGGACCGGCACGCTTCAGATGCAGGAGGTGACGGAGGCGATCGCCAAGGCGCGGCGAGGAACGCAGGCGCTGGTCGCGGAAGTCGACGAACTGCTCATGAACGAGGCAGCGTCGGGGAGCGTAACATGA